DNA sequence from the Camelus dromedarius isolate mCamDro1 chromosome 24, mCamDro1.pat, whole genome shotgun sequence genome:
CTGGagcccctcctgtccccacccacaGCAGTCAGGGGAACCTGTGGCGGAGGGTAGGGCCAGCACCACCTTCTCGGGAGGGGCTGGCATGAAACAGGAGCAGAGAGACAGGCCACACCTCCCTGCTCATTCTGCAGCCCGGCCACCCCACCCAGTCccttggtggtgggtgggggaggggaggagcggtttgggggtgggggagggagggagggggcagttgCTGGGCACCTACTCCTGGGCAGGACAGCAGACCTAAGGACCCAGCCCAGAGACCCTACACACCATGCAGAGGGCTCAGATCCAGTCCCTGTCCTTAGAGACTGTCCCACTCACTGAGGGGAGAAGGGGTGGCACACAGACTGTTACAGACTGAACTGTGTTCctcaaaattcttatgttgaagccctaccTAACCCCCAGTGCCGCAGATGTGGCTGTATTGGGAGTTAGGGTCTTTAAAGAAGCAATTAAGATAAGAGGTGATTAGGCAAGTACTTCAGGGTGAGCTGTAATCCAGtcggactggtgtccttacaggaAAAGATTAGGAtacagagacaccagggatgcggCAGAGGAAAGACCAAGCGAAGAAGGAGCGAGAGGGCGGGTGTCTGcgccgaggagagaggcctccGAAGAAGTCAGCCCTGCTGATGTGGTCTTGGTGGGAACATAAACGTCTGTTGTTTAAGTAGCCTGGTCCGTGTCATTTGGCTCAGACGGCTGCGGCTGCGGTGGACTAACCCCCCACCGTCACGGCGTGGTGTGGGTGTCCTGGTGCTGAGAAGCAGTGGGGGTGGCGCGCGCAGGGCAGGGGTCAGTGATGAGTGCGAGGGGCACAGCAGGAACAGCGTGTGCAGAGGCGTGGAGGCAGGAAGAGCCTGGCTCACACTGGCCCCTCGAGCCAGCTTTCTGGGTCgccttctccccaccctgctgAGAAGCCAGAGACCACTGTAGCCGCGTCCTGGCCCTCCCCTTTTGACCACCCCTGCCACTGGTCTCAGCCTGGACAACCCCTGACTCCTAGGGGCAGGAGCCCAGGGTTTCCCCCTTATGCTTCATTTGCTGAGTGAGTCCTGCCAGGcagccctgctcaccttccctGGCCTCGGTCGGTCTCCCCCTGTAAGATGAGTGACGATTTCTAAGCTCCCTGACCAGGACACACTCTAGTCCCCTCCTCCCCGAAACTCCACTCCCTGTGGGTGACGCAGGCTGGAGTTACCACAGGAAAGAATGTGTTGCCCTTGACAACCATTCTTCTCCCTGACTTCTCCCCATAAGGGACAGAGAGGAATGTCCCATTAATcatcctggcctctccctccctaTCTCCAgctcctctttctctgctccccagtggcGATGGCCCCCTGGGTTTTGTGGAGGATGGTGCAAAGCATCCTCCATTAGGGATTCATGAAAGCTCCTGGCTCAGATTTGCCCTCCGATCCCTGTCCTTTTGGAGCCCTGACTCCAGGGGGCCAGGGCAGTGGGCCAGCCTCCAGGGCAGGGATAGGATGGGGCTGAGACATGAGGTCCTCtaccaggcagagctgggacacaGACAAAACCCAGCACAGAAAGTACAGCATAAGGAAGAGGACCTGTGATGGGGCAACAAGGCAGCGGTGGGATCCTAGAGGAGGCATCTGGCCCGGCCTAGGGGAAGTGGGGGCACCAGGGGgacctcctggaggaggtgggttCTGTGCTGAAGTCTTCATcaaggatggaagggagggaggtagaGAATCAGGCATTATAGTGGGTTTGTTGAGGGGCCCAGCTGGCTGGGATGAGGTGGGTGTGGGGCTAGAGGGCCGAGAGGGAGTCAAAGCCAAAATCTGGACAGTGATATGCATGGCCCCACACCATATGTGCTGCCCCTTGGCCTCGAGGACCTAACCtaccccttttctctctccttagtTAATCCCCCAGCTACATTGGTCCCAGCAAACCCACCACTGCCACGATGCTCCCTCCTCAGGGTCTACGTGGGTTGTTCCAAGGAGAGGCCCTGGTATTTCCACCCACCCCTGTATGGACACTGCCCTCCCATCAGGGgcatcccctcccctgccctggagCCTGGGCTGTCCCGGGCTTTGCTCTGGCCGCAGGGTGCAGCTGCAGTGATGCTGTCTGACTGTCAGGCCCAGCCCTTGAGAGTGCTGCCAACTTCCATTTTTGTCATCTTGGGATGCTCACTGCCAGTAGAGAAGCTTAGGCTGGACCACTGAACAGTGAGCAGCCtcatggagagagaaaaagggtaGAGGGAGAGGATGAGAGGAGGCAGAGGTTCAGACAGCTCTCAGCAGCTCCAGCCACCCCAGACACGTGAGTGACGCCAAGCTCCAGCTGGAGGCAGCCCTATGACTCCAGGTGACACAGAAGAACCGgcagcagagcccagcccagctacAGGATTACAAGAGATGATAAAGTGGCTATTGTTTTCAGCCTCAAAGATTTGAGGGGTTGTTCTTACAGAGAAATAGGCAGCTGTCCTGGGCCTCTGCACCTGCTGACCCCTCTGCCAATAGCACACCTTCTCCGGGGTCCCAAGGTTCTCCCTCTCCTGGGTCATCAGGCTCCGTTCATGTGTCACCTTGTCAGGGTTCTGCCATCTCCCTGCCTAAAATAGCCTCCATCTCCCACAACTCTCACCTCCCAGCTTTGGTTGCTCAAAGCCTGTCTCACCACCAGAAACTTCATGATACCTGAATATGTTTATTTGCTCTCTGTCCCTCCCAACCAGGATGTCAGCTGGATTTTTGTTCCCTGGGGtaccccagagcctggcacagagcaggggctctgTGACGGCCTGTTGGAGGAATGGATAGGTAAAGTGGCCCCCAtttccccagcccctgcttcTCCTGAGCTTCTGCCCACAGCCTGTGCCCACAGTGGTCCCGGCACACAGCAGAGCCTCGATAAACAGTGTGTTAGTTGCATCAAATGTAACCACTCACAAGGCTTCAGTGTTCTGACCCCCAGCCACCTGGTGTCCAGAGCAGGAAGGAACTGGCCCCAGACTTGGGATCAGGGCTGAGCCAGGGTGGCTGCCTGTTGGCCCGAATTTAGTAGGCATTCTCCTACTAAAAGAGCTTTGTGGTTATGATCCTGGGTGGAGGATGCTTTAACTAGATGGGGGAGGTGGTGAGCTGCCTGTCATGAGGGATGCCCGACAGACTTGGAAGGGGCTGGACCACTGCGCAGTAGAAGGATTCAGGGCCAGGGTGCGGTAAGCGAACTGTGGGGTCTTTTACCCTTGATGTTAGCACAGATGGGTGTCTGTTAGGGTCTGTTGAGTGGCCCCAAGGCCAAGCAggtggtggggggaagggacTGGGTCACCTGCACTTTCCCTGTCTGCCCAAAGCCCCAGGCTGCAGATCTGGGGCCTCTCTCTGCTGGGGACGGTGGGGAAGAGCCTGGCTACCTTTGGAGGGTCCCAGAGCTCTCCGTGTGCTCCTCCTCAGGACCGGGTATGATGGTTGCCATGGAGCTGGGACCTTGTTTGGTGACATCAGCTGGGTGGGCCTTTGGGAGCATTTGGCTGGCTGCCCCGTGtgagggggcaggtgggagcCCCACCCTGTCTCATGAGTCACCCCAAGGGCACACGGCAAGGTAGGTCCTGGGGAATAGTATTCCCCAGGGCTTTGCATGTCCCATCCACCCCACAGCCCTCCCGGCCCCTCTTGGCATCCTAGTCCCACGCCCTTCACACTGAGACgcgctggggctggggatgtCTGGATCAGGAAGAGGGGACACAGCAGAGAAGCTGGCCTCTGCCCAGAAGCCACGACATTCTAGCGGTCAGCTTGATGCTGTGGAACAAGATGGCACCCACGGGCCACCTGGCCAGATACACAGAGCAGGGAGGTGTCCAAATTAGCAGTCAGAATAATTACTGAGCACAAGGAGACAGTGGGAAATCTAAATAGACCCAATCCCTGCCCTCAGGCAGTTACAGTTTAATGGGGAAAAGTGGCATTCATCAGGTGATGGTCTAGCCAGTCGGTGACTGGTGAATGTGAGGGATCAACTACACTGCGGCAGTGTAAAACCTAGTGGAAAGTTACAGTGACTAAAATGGTCTGACGCTGATGCTTGAATAGACAGACTGATCCAAGGAATAAATCAGAAAGTCCAGAACTTGACGAACTGGACCTGAACAAacccacgtgcacacacacggaGCAGGCTTGAGTGTCTCCATGACCCTTGAGGGTAAGATGCGTCAGAGTTCTTGTCTAAATCAGAGCGACCCTGGTTCCTGGGGTCCACTCCCTTAGGCCGTGGGGCCATTTTGGTCTCTTTGTGTGGCTTCTCTCCCCTCCGGAGCTTGTGCCACAGCCCCAGCGCTGGCCCACGGCTTGGAAAATGGcggggggagggagatggggtcTCTGGCCTTGGGTCTGCCCCAGTCCCCCTTGTCGCTGCCGTCATTTCTGCCACACAAGGGCGCTGCTGGGAGCTGCTACTCTGGTGACTGTCCAGTTGTCCCCAAGTGGGAGCAGGCCCCTGTCCAGATCTGTGGGAGGAagcctcccccagcctggccGGGTCTTGGCTTGTCTCCTGCCTACCTCCCCTGTTGTCACTGGCAGCAGCCCCGGGGTGAATGGGGACTCCTCAAGCCCCAAGGGTCTGGGAAGGAGCCCTCATATGTGGGCCTGGGTGGGACAAACAGAGCCAGCTGGTGCCCCGAGTGGGCTGTGGATGTGGACACCCCTGGGACATGTGGGAACTTGTCCCAGATCAAGTGGAGAGGAGACACTGAGGATTGCGTGCATCAGTGGCGTGTGATTAAAAAAAGCATCTCAGATCAATAGGGAAaggactgatttttctgtattttaggcttttttcagtattttggaGGTTTTTGGAGActtcatcacataggcatgattgattaaaccATTGGCCATTGATCATTAATTCAACCTCTGGCCCCTCTCGCCTCccccctgggggtggaggggctgtGGCTGAAGGTGCTAACCCTCTGATCACGTGGCTgcttcccctggcaaccagcccccatcctgtgGTTATCTAGAGGCATTCCAAAAATCACCACAGTgacataaactcaggtgtggttgaaaAGGGCTCGTTATAAAAAAACGAAAACACTCATTTCACCTGTATCACTCTGGAGCTATTTCAggaaacaaaagatgctcctttAGGAGCTGTGTGCTGGGTACCACAGAGACCGTATACATATCCCAGCACCACAGGTAACTGATACACAACTGATACACTGAGGAGAGCAGACGCCTTGGtggggaggccaggagagggacagagatgggCATGACAAATAAAAGGCTCCCGGGACCCACACCCGGACTCGCTTTGACCTCATCTGCCTTCCCTGAGTTCTTCTACTCTGGTTTTGGCCCCAGGTTCACCTGGGGCTGAGTCAGTCATTGGTGAAATGCAGTAGTGTTCAACCTGGAAAAGTCTGGAACTATCTGCTAGCACATCCGAGTAAAGCGCTGGTCTCAAAAAACCTACGAGGTAATTACACAGTGTTGAAaggaatgttttccttttttgacaGTTACTGCAATAAACAATTGTCACAGTTTAAGTATATTTGGAAAGAAAGTGCAGGTGGGCTGGCAATCAAATAGATTATGTCTTTGATTATATAGAGATATAAATCAAATGCATTACAATAactaaagaataattttaattaattgttttttaaatatttttaagtgttccCTGAAGGAGTCTGAATTTTAGGAGGGTGGCTCTGGTCAGGTGTGGAGCTGGGCTGAGGCGGGCTGGTGCTTGGGGCAGGGAGCCCCCGTGAGAGGCTGCTGCTCCAGCCCAGGTGAGGGCTGGTCAGTGCCtgctctgcccacctgccctgggccccatccGGGAACCTTCTCTTTCAAGGAGGGGTTGCCCTGCCCCGGCAGCAGccagagatggaggaaggagagaggacagGTCACTTGGATGAGGGTAGGAGAGAGGGCGATGTCAGGGAGCCCCTTCCcggggccaggctgcagggagacAGCAGGGAGTGCCCCTGGGCTTGCTGCTGCGGGTGCTCCTCCAATCCCAGGTCTGCCCTGGCTGgctggtgaccttggacaaaccCCCTTCCAAGCCCCCTTCTCTCTATGCCTCATCCGGGAAATGAGGGTAAGTAACTCTCCCTGCCTTCTGTGGAGGGGGTGGTTGTAGGGAGCCCTGGTTTCCAGGTTGGGGGACTGTTTGGACAAGGAGATTCCACGAGGTGTGGCAGAACTGTCACTGGGGTTGCCTGGACCCAggggctgcctcctccttccGCGGCCCCTCCCTGGCCAGGCCCTCctccagtgggggtggggtgtcacTGCTTGTCTGGCAGCAGCAGCTAATTGTTCTCTTTAGACCCCTCCCTGGTGATGCCCAATCCTTGGGGCCAGCAGATTCAGCCCCTAAACCTGTCCAACCAGTTGTTTGGAAGAAGGGGGCACTGGGAGGGGTGGAGTTGCCAGAagcagcctcccccagcccagcacagACAACCGAGCCTCTGGGGCTCTGGACGCTGCAGACAGACCCTCGGACAGACAAACGGTCGGACCCCTGGCTTGGCCATGGGGCTCAGTGGGGGACAGTCTCTGCTGCTGATGCCACTGTGGCTGCTGCTGTCCTGCCTCCAGCTGGGGACCAGCCTGGGTgagtgaggggcagggcaggggtgccCACCGTGCTTCAGGCGGAGGAGACACTCCACCTCCCCCAGCTGCCTTCCGAGTCCTGAGTCTGGGAGCTCCATCTCCAGTGGGTCAGGGAAAACAGCCCACCAGAAGAGGTCCCAAGACAGACACCTGTCCCCCAACCCCATGATGGGGGAGGAGCAAACCCTAAACCTCTTTTAGGGTTCTCATCCCCACGTGCCCTGAGCCCAGTTCTCACCAAATGGCTCCCCTCCTTCCAGTCTCCGAGAAGAGGTCTAAAGAAGCCTTCAAGGATAATGCTTACCCTAAAAAGAAGCTCTCCAAGGCAGGCTGCAGGCATGGTTCACTTTGGGGCTCTTAGACGGGAGGGACTTAGAGAGACAGTCCCCAACCCCATCCCCCTATCTCTGCTGCTCCACGCCTTTCCCCTCAGTAAGTGAACATTAAGTGCCTGCTGTATGCAGTGTGCACAGGGCCTCAGTATGGGAACTGGGAGCTCTGAGAAAGGAGGGCACTAGCCCTGAACCTTCGGAGTTGAGCTGAATTAAATGGAAATGAATCATATTGAACTtaacagaactgaaagaagaagGTTCCGGAGACTTCCATAAAGCCCACTCCATCTTTCTCTCCAGTATCTGAGTGTCATGGGGCTCTGTCAAGTGTCCGCCTAGAGTTTGGGTTTGGGCTTAGGCTCCCCCAAATCTTAGTCTCACCCCAATGCCTTCCTCCAAGAGAACTGTGCCTGCAGCTGTGGAAGGTGCCTCCTGTGCTTccatctctcctcctttcctaGGTCCTGCCCATCACTGAGGCCCTGGTGACTCAGTGGGGCAAGGCCTCCCCCTGACCTTCCACAGTGCCCACCCCTACTAGGCGCCCAAGGCAGGGGCCAGAGGCTGGACTCAGGCTCCCCACCCACGCCCCACAGGCAGGAGCCCTCCTGATTAGTGCCTGACCAGAGGCCCCAGGAAAAGCCCTGTCTCCGCCCTCAGACTGGAGCTCCCGGGACAAGTCTGTGTCTCCCTCCTCAGACTGGGGCCTCCAGGACCACAACTCTCCTTCAGAATGGCCTCTGGGGGCTTGGTTGTCCTGTTGAGCCTctttcctctgcccccaccctccccagagcGCATCGGCTATGTGCCCCAGCTCTCCAGCGCCACCCTGGCAGGGAGACTCACCCAGTCCACCCTCACACTGGAGCAGCCGCGGGGCCAGTTCAGTCACCTCAACATCTCCGACTTTGATGCCATCTGGCTGGTGGTGGCCCACAGCAAAGGTGGGTGATGCTGGGGCAGGCCTTGCTTTCTCCCTCTGTGAAGTGGGCAGGCGGGCCCGAGAGGGGTGGCAgatgtgggggcagagggggtaGGTGTCATCGGGGATGTAGCCACAGGCTGGCCTGGTGGGATGAGGTGGAGCGCGGCCCCCACCTCTGACCCACGGTGCCACCCTCAGCCTCCCAGAACTTCACTGCCCCACAGAGGGTAGAGGACACCCCGGTCcctgccagcttctcccagagGGGCTACTACCTCACGCTGATGGCCAACCGGGCACTCTACCCGGGCGACCGGCCCGGCAAGCAGCTCCGGGTCCTCCGTGTCGGCAATGATACCCGCTGCTCCCCCAGGACAAGGGGCTGCAACCACCCCCTGCCAGGCCCCGGCCCCTACCGGTGAGCGGCTCTGCCAGGGCCCTGCTGGGGTGGGCGTGCTCCTGCCTGTGTCCAGACCTGAGCCTGGGGAAGCTCCAAGCTGGGAGCCTGGGGTCCTGGCTCCAGTTCTACCCATGGGAGGAGGGGTCAGGGGCCGGGGCCAGGGAGGCTGTGGTGAAATCTCCTGTCATCTTGAGCAGAGGGACCCCCAACTTGAGCCTTTGCCCCTATGGGCCATGTGGACCATGCAGACAGAGTCTCCCCATCCAGGCAGAGTGGGCCCCAGGGAGAGCCTGGCCCCAGCCATGTCTTCTCTCATTCAGGGCTTGATTCTCCGATGTTCTGTGCTGGGAGATCCAGTCCACTCCACACACATTTCCCAAGTGAGGACACTGAGGGTCCCAGAAAGGGCAAGGGAGgcacccaaggccacacagctgggaagtgtcACAACTGGGATGGGAGCCCCTTCCTGTGGCTCTAACACTGTGCTTTTAGCTCTAGGCCGCTCCCCGAGGCCCTGGGAGTCAGGGGGACAGACTGACAGGTACCAGGGCTGGAGGGTTTCAGGTCCCAGGGACCCTCACCCCCAATACTGGGTCTCCTGGTCAGAATGAAGTTCCTGGTGATGAGTGACAGGGGACCCGTGGCTGAGACAGAGTGGTCCAGTGAGACCCGACTGCAGCAAGGTATGGAGCCAGGTGCACGGGTCAAACACTagggctgggggctcaggggcCTGGGGGCTCCTGAGGACTGGCGGTGGGCTGGGAGGAATGGGCCAGTCCCCAGCCAGGCAGAGCCACCACTGCCATCCTGCTGTCTGCAGGTGCCCCTCCCCCAGTCTGCTCCCTACCCAACCCACCGCTACTGTGAGAGAGAGTTGGTCTGGAAGCTGTTCCAGGTCCCCCTTCCTCAGGTCAGATCACTTTTCTCCCTTCCCGCCCCACATGCCTGTGCGGCCCCCTCACGCCCCTCAGCTGAGGCACTCCAGGCTGTCCCGGGGCCCCAGAGTGCAGGCACTGTGGTCATCATTGCCATCCTATCAGTCCTGCTGGCAGTCCTCCTCACCGCCCTCCTCACCCTGCTCATCTACACCTGGTAAGTGGACAGGGTCGAGACTGCCTGGGAGGGCTGGAGTCCCTGACCGAGGCatctctgtccctcctcccctgctcagcTCAGCACTCCCCCCCCAACTCCCCCTTGCTAGCCCCGCTGGAAGAGTTTTCCCTGAAAGTCAAACAGGGCTAACAATTGTTGATCAAGTGATCCCCAAGGTTCCAGAAcctctatgtgtatgtgtgagtgtgtgcgtgcatgtgtgcacatgcgcGCATTAACCCCTCCTTCCTTTGTCCCTCTGACACCTGTTGGGGCGAGGGACACACTTTCTGAGTGGGCACCATCTGCTCCCTGGTGGCAAGAGCTGGTATTGCAAGTTGGGGTGCAGGGCAGACAAGCCATGTGGGAGACACCCAGGTGGAGCTGAATTGCTTTTAGTCCAAGAGCTGAGTTTTGCCTCAAGACTTCACTCAGAGCTTGGATGCTGGGGCCTGGTAGAGAAAGGGTGTCCACaaggcttcctagaggaaagGGAGCATCTGGTCCTTGGGGAGGatttggggagaagggggagggaaacAGATGGGGAGAGTCTGGAGGCAGAAGGTTGCAGACAGGTTGGGGCCTTGATTCCCAGTTGAGGAAATGGGCTGGATCCAGAAGGCCAGAGGCAGCCAGTGGCTGGTTTTGATCAGGGGAAACAGGCAGCGATGTGTAGCGGCATCCCAGGGTGTGCAGAGTGGAGGAGGAGTGTGGGGGCTGGGTGGTgacagagggcagggaggcagagctggatTTGTGAGGTTTAGGGGGATAGCGCTCCAGGCTCTAGGTAACAGCCATGGGATTTCAATCAGGCCTGTTGGTCTTTCTgtccctctcccctacccccgcCGCCAAGCTATGACACCTGCGGGAGCACGCCCATCTCGGGCCCAGGGGAGCCGGTGTGCGTGAGAAGATATGACACCCACCACGTGTGCAGCCCTCCAGCTGCGGGGGGCTCCTGAGGGGCTCCAGGGGGCCCCCATCTGCCACTCAGCTTCACCCTGCAGAGCCTGGTCTGGGGGCCTGCCCTGCTGCTTCAGAGCCCTGGGAATGTTTCCAAAAGAAGGTTGAGGGGAGGGTGTCCTCAGCCCACAGCTTGGGCCTGTCCCTGATGGAAATAAACGTCTGCAGCACCCCCCATATGGCTGGGTCAGTGCACACCTGGGCAGTCTCCCTGCGTCCCTGTCCCCAGCTCCTGTGCGGGTTCTCAGGAGGATACAGCACCAGGGAggagcccagggccccaggccagcagagccattgggggcagggcaggcctcTCTTCTGGCCTCAGTGTCCCTAGCTGTAAAGTAAGTGTGACTGCACTGACCCCCCAGGGCCCAGTGAGGCTAAACCAAGGAGATGACTGTGCTCACTGctacccctccccccagcctcctctTTGTGGCCTCTCTCTCCAGCTGGCCTCGCCTCCTGGCTGGAGGACTTAGAGCTAAGCTTCACTCCCACCCCCGTGCTCATTCTGGGGATGTGGTGCTTGGTGGTGGGGCTCAGCCCAGAGCTGACTCTGGCCTCAAACCTAACACAGGGCACTGAGCACTTGACATCATCCTCCCAACTCCGGGCCACCTACCCCCAACCCCGGACCAGAGATGACCCAGGCCAAGGTTTTACCTTCAAGTCATCCACCGCTGTGGGATGAGGAGAGAAACATTCCAGGATGGATAGAGTGCAGATGTTCGGGAGCCAGAGGAGGCTTCCTGGGCAGGGGTGGCCTTGGAGAAGGGGCTGCACTGTGCCGGGTAGACACCGGAAGGAGACCCAGGCGTGAGCAACAGTGTGTGCAAAGGCCTGGACGCCACCCCACCAGGGACTGCTGGGGTGCAGGTTGGCAGCAGctggagggtggggtgagggacaGTGGGGAGGCCAGGAGATGCCCCTTGCTCCATGGGGGCCTCACCctctggggcagggagcagggatggaGGGCA
Encoded proteins:
- the LOC105089640 gene encoding uroplakin-3b-like protein 1, which produces MPNPWGQQIQPLNLSNQLFGRRGHWEGWSCQKQPPPAQHRQPSLWGSGRCRQTLGQTNGRTPGLAMGLSGGQSLLLMPLWLLLSCLQLGTSLERIGYVPQLSSATLAGRLTQSTLTLEQPRGQFSHLNISDFDAIWLVVAHSKASQNFTAPQRVEDTPVPASFSQRGYYLTLMANRALYPGDRPGKQLRVLRVGNDTRCSPRTRGCNHPLPGPGPYRMKFLVMSDRGPVAETEWSSETRLQQAEALQAVPGPQSAGTVVIIAILSVLLAVLLTALLTLLIYTCYDTCGSTPISGPGEPVCVRRYDTHHVCSPPAAGGS